The following proteins are encoded in a genomic region of Natrinema sp. DC36:
- the glmS gene encoding glutamine--fructose-6-phosphate transaminase (isomerizing), protein MCGIIGRVGDGNALEPLLTGLENLEYRGYDSAGVAVQNGSGINVQKRSGKVEELKESIGEPLDGAVGIGHTRWSTHGPPTDANAHPHTDESEDVAVVHNGIIENYVELRERLAGNGYEFTSDTDTEVIPHLIQYYLDAGFDSESAFRQAIDELEGSYAVTAMVSGEHVLYAARQGSPLVVGMEDGEYFLASDVPAFLEYTDSVVYLEDGDVVIVDEDGVEFTDLEGNPIVRTSETVEWDPEQAGKGEYDHFMLKEINEQPTSLTQALEGRIDPLNGRIALSDFEPGTFDDVDSVQFVACGTSYHAALYGSLALNQAGVHSTALLANEYSVSAPPIDDDTLVIAVTQSGETADTLNALRQAAAGGARTLTVTNVVGSTAAREADDTLFIRAGPEIGVAATKTFSSQAVMLTLLGQRIADDVQGEPSADLESLLPALESMPARIDDLLEYSNAEEIADRYSGSEAYFFIGRGLGFPVALEGALKFKEITYEHAEGFASGELKHGPLALVTPETPVFAIFTGQEDEKTLKNAEEAQTRGAPVIAVCPDGHPAVEVADEHLRIPDTDPDLAGLVANVQLQLVSYHAADLLDRPIDKPRNLAKSVTVE, encoded by the coding sequence ATGTGTGGAATCATCGGTCGCGTCGGAGACGGCAACGCCCTCGAGCCGCTGCTGACCGGGCTGGAGAACCTCGAGTACCGGGGCTACGACTCGGCGGGCGTCGCCGTCCAGAACGGTTCCGGCATCAACGTCCAAAAACGATCCGGGAAGGTCGAGGAGCTAAAGGAATCGATCGGCGAACCGCTCGACGGAGCGGTCGGAATCGGGCACACTCGCTGGAGTACGCACGGGCCACCGACCGACGCGAACGCCCATCCTCACACGGACGAGAGCGAGGATGTCGCGGTCGTCCACAACGGGATCATCGAGAACTACGTCGAACTCAGGGAGCGACTGGCCGGCAACGGTTACGAGTTCACGAGCGACACCGACACCGAAGTCATTCCGCACCTCATCCAGTACTACCTCGACGCCGGGTTCGACAGCGAATCGGCCTTCAGGCAGGCGATCGACGAACTCGAGGGGAGTTACGCCGTGACCGCGATGGTGTCGGGCGAACACGTCCTCTACGCGGCCCGGCAGGGCTCCCCGCTCGTCGTGGGGATGGAAGACGGCGAGTACTTCCTCGCGAGCGACGTTCCGGCCTTCCTCGAGTACACCGACAGCGTGGTCTACCTCGAGGACGGCGACGTCGTCATCGTCGACGAGGACGGCGTCGAGTTCACCGACCTCGAGGGAAATCCGATCGTGCGCACGTCCGAGACGGTCGAGTGGGATCCCGAACAGGCCGGGAAGGGCGAGTACGATCACTTCATGCTCAAAGAGATCAACGAGCAGCCGACGTCGCTGACGCAGGCGCTCGAGGGCCGGATCGACCCCCTGAACGGTCGGATCGCGCTCTCCGATTTCGAACCGGGGACGTTCGACGACGTCGACAGCGTCCAGTTCGTCGCCTGCGGCACCTCGTATCACGCCGCCCTGTACGGCTCGCTCGCGCTGAACCAGGCGGGGGTGCACTCGACCGCGTTGCTGGCCAACGAGTACAGCGTCTCCGCGCCGCCGATCGACGACGACACGCTGGTGATCGCGGTCACCCAGAGCGGTGAGACGGCTGATACCCTGAACGCGCTCCGCCAGGCCGCTGCCGGGGGTGCTCGCACGCTCACCGTGACTAACGTCGTCGGTTCGACGGCCGCTCGCGAGGCCGACGACACCCTCTTCATCCGCGCGGGGCCGGAGATCGGCGTCGCCGCGACGAAGACGTTCTCATCGCAGGCGGTCATGCTCACGCTGCTCGGCCAGCGCATCGCCGATGACGTCCAGGGCGAACCGTCGGCCGACCTCGAGTCGCTGTTGCCGGCGCTCGAATCGATGCCCGCCAGAATCGACGACCTCCTCGAGTACTCGAACGCCGAGGAGATCGCCGACCGGTACAGCGGGAGCGAGGCGTACTTCTTCATCGGTCGCGGGCTCGGCTTCCCCGTGGCCCTCGAGGGGGCCCTGAAGTTCAAGGAGATTACCTACGAGCACGCCGAGGGTTTCGCCTCGGGCGAACTGAAACACGGACCGCTGGCGCTGGTCACGCCCGAGACGCCGGTGTTCGCGATCTTCACCGGGCAGGAAGACGAGAAGACGCTGAAAAACGCCGAGGAGGCACAGACCCGCGGTGCACCCGTCATCGCGGTCTGTCCCGACGGCCACCCCGCCGTCGAGGTGGCCGACGAGCACCTGCGGATTCCCGACACCGATCCCGATCTGGCTGGGCTGGTCGCGAACGTCCAGCTTCAGCTCGTCTCCTATCACGCCGCCGACCTCCTCGACCGGCCGATCGACAAACCGCGAAACCTCGCCAAGAGCGTTACCGTCGAGTGA
- the glmU gene encoding bifunctional sugar-1-phosphate nucleotidylyltransferase/acetyltransferase, translated as MKAILLTAGEGTRIRPLSASRPKPMLPVADRPLAAHTADAAIDAGADEIVLVVGYESETVREYFGEEYRGVPVSYAVQEAQAGTADAVDAAREHIDGAFAVLNGDNLYDPAAIDRLFDACPAVCAAEVSDPRNYGVLSTTDGTVTDIVEKPADPPTNLANAGAYAFPADAREWLEVPASERGEREITDVLTRVIEQYAVTPVTLDRWLDVGRPWELLEANEWKIGELEHRIDGAVSDAAHLEGRVVVEAGATVEPGVVIEGPVLIRSGATVGPNASVRGATVIGEDASVGNGVEVKNSVLSRGASVNHLSFVGDSVLGRNVNFGAGTTVANRRHDDADISFTVKGERLSTGRRTFGVVAGDGAKTGINTSLTPGLKLATGATTAPGETVDRDR; from the coding sequence ATGAAAGCCATCCTTCTCACGGCAGGTGAGGGGACGCGGATCAGGCCACTCTCCGCATCCCGTCCCAAGCCGATGCTGCCCGTCGCCGACCGACCGCTGGCCGCGCACACGGCCGACGCCGCCATCGACGCCGGCGCGGACGAAATCGTGCTCGTCGTCGGCTACGAGAGTGAGACGGTCCGGGAGTACTTCGGTGAGGAGTACCGCGGCGTCCCGGTCTCCTACGCCGTCCAGGAAGCGCAGGCGGGGACGGCCGACGCCGTCGACGCGGCTCGCGAACACATCGACGGTGCCTTCGCCGTGCTGAACGGGGACAACCTCTACGATCCGGCCGCCATCGATCGGCTGTTCGACGCGTGTCCGGCGGTCTGTGCCGCCGAGGTGTCGGACCCCCGCAACTACGGCGTCCTGAGTACGACCGACGGCACCGTCACGGACATCGTCGAAAAGCCCGCCGATCCGCCGACAAACCTGGCCAACGCCGGGGCCTACGCCTTCCCGGCGGACGCCCGCGAGTGGCTCGAGGTGCCCGCGAGCGAACGGGGCGAACGCGAGATCACGGACGTGCTCACGCGGGTCATCGAGCAGTACGCGGTCACGCCGGTCACGCTCGACCGGTGGCTGGACGTGGGCCGCCCCTGGGAACTGCTCGAGGCCAACGAGTGGAAAATCGGCGAGCTCGAGCACCGGATCGACGGCGCTGTCAGCGACGCGGCTCACCTCGAGGGTCGGGTCGTGGTAGAAGCGGGAGCGACGGTCGAGCCCGGCGTCGTGATCGAGGGGCCGGTGCTGATCCGGTCGGGGGCCACCGTCGGCCCGAACGCGTCCGTCCGGGGCGCGACGGTGATCGGCGAAGACGCTTCGGTCGGAAACGGTGTCGAGGTGAAAAACAGCGTCCTCTCGCGGGGAGCGTCGGTGAACCACCTCTCCTTCGTCGGCGATAGCGTCCTGGGTCGGAACGTCAACTTCGGTGCGGGAACGACGGTAGCGAATCGTCGCCACGACGACGCGGACATCTCGTTCACGGTCAAGGGCGAACGGCTCTCGACGGGCCGGCGGACGTTCGGCGTCGTCGCGGGAGACGGGGCGAAGACCGGCATCAACACGAGTCTGACGCCCGGGTTGAAACTCGCGACCGGCGCGACCACGGCACCCGGTGAAACGGTCGACCGGGATCGGTGA
- a CDS encoding GNAT family N-acetyltransferase, with amino-acid sequence MSVEIRTLDPRTDDNEWNRYVERSDGSNPFFRAEALRLQAEYTGTTPHLLAGFKGQEPVGIFPVFEYTKGPVTGAFSPAPHSWTSYLGPALLNVDKLKQRKADRRIKRFLEGCLEWIDAEISPLYSKFVTAEFDDIRPFVWNEYDVKPCHTYVVDLEGTEEELLGRFSSDARSNIRNADDDSYAIEEGDSDDVERIVEKVRERYENQGQPFRLQPDFARSLHEQLPDGAIRPYVCRVDDQFLGGILVVESDRTRYRWQGGVKPDADVDIAINDLLDWHVMRDGLREGIEEYDLVGAGVPSINRYKAKFNPRLETHYEITSGSFGVDLLVDQYQKHR; translated from the coding sequence ATGAGCGTCGAAATCCGCACCCTCGATCCGCGAACCGACGATAACGAGTGGAACCGGTACGTCGAACGATCCGACGGATCGAACCCGTTCTTCCGAGCGGAAGCGCTCCGATTGCAGGCCGAATACACCGGAACGACTCCGCACCTGCTCGCCGGGTTCAAAGGGCAGGAGCCGGTCGGGATCTTCCCCGTCTTCGAGTACACCAAAGGCCCGGTGACCGGCGCGTTCTCCCCGGCACCACACTCCTGGACGTCGTACCTCGGACCCGCCCTGCTGAACGTCGACAAGCTCAAACAGCGCAAGGCCGATCGCCGGATCAAGCGATTCCTCGAGGGCTGTCTCGAGTGGATCGACGCCGAAATATCGCCGCTGTACAGCAAGTTCGTCACCGCCGAGTTCGACGACATTCGTCCGTTCGTCTGGAACGAGTACGATGTCAAACCCTGTCACACATACGTCGTCGACCTCGAGGGGACCGAAGAAGAGCTACTGGGGCGGTTCAGTAGCGATGCTCGGAGCAACATCCGAAACGCGGACGACGACAGCTACGCGATCGAGGAGGGCGATTCCGATGACGTCGAACGCATCGTCGAGAAGGTCCGAGAACGCTACGAGAACCAGGGGCAGCCGTTCCGGCTGCAGCCCGATTTCGCCAGGTCGCTCCACGAGCAGCTCCCCGACGGCGCGATCCGGCCCTACGTCTGTCGCGTCGACGACCAGTTCCTCGGCGGCATCCTCGTCGTCGAGTCCGATCGGACGCGGTATCGGTGGCAGGGCGGGGTCAAACCGGACGCGGACGTCGATATCGCGATCAACGATCTGCTGGACTGGCACGTCATGCGCGACGGCCTCCGCGAGGGAATCGAGGAGTACGACCTCGTCGGCGCCGGCGTCCCGAGCATCAACCGGTACAAGGCGAAGTTCAACCCGCGCCTCGAGACCCACTACGAGATCACGTCGGGGTCGTTCGGCGTCGACCTGTTGGTCGATCAGTATCAGAAACACCGGTAG
- a CDS encoding DUF5786 family protein has translation MGFGSYDESEQQEQTTDDEDVEAVNVHEHEHKGEMSFESDVSTDELVSQLGSMKEDESDDSDE, from the coding sequence ATGGGTTTTGGTAGCTACGATGAATCCGAACAACAAGAGCAGACCACGGACGACGAGGACGTAGAAGCCGTCAACGTCCACGAACACGAACACAAGGGGGAAATGTCGTTCGAATCCGACGTCTCGACGGACGAACTCGTCTCCCAATTGGGCTCGATGAAAGAAGACGAGTCCGACGACTCCGACGAATAA
- a CDS encoding HalOD1 output domain-containing protein translates to MIETIADHVEKDPTEVDFTFGDYLDPDALDTLLDSASSELVIAFTIDDMLVTVATDGTIEVREYQD, encoded by the coding sequence GTGATTGAAACAATCGCGGACCACGTTGAGAAAGATCCCACTGAGGTCGATTTTACGTTCGGTGACTATCTCGACCCGGACGCCCTCGATACGCTTCTCGACTCCGCGAGTTCGGAACTGGTCATCGCATTTACGATCGACGATATGCTCGTCACCGTGGCCACTGACGGAACGATCGAGGTTCGAGAGTATCAGGACTAG
- a CDS encoding helix-turn-helix domain-containing protein: MSATESDSEPDEATGETGDERSDESEETAAESAISEFPPSAKLVYKVLEYEGPLTQERIAAESRLCPRTVRYALGKLEDGGLVTSRVCLEDARQSKYRIGE; this comes from the coding sequence ATGAGCGCGACCGAATCGGATTCCGAGCCCGACGAGGCCACGGGTGAGACCGGGGACGAGCGAAGCGACGAGAGCGAAGAGACGGCGGCAGAGAGCGCCATCTCCGAGTTCCCGCCCAGCGCGAAACTCGTCTACAAGGTCCTCGAGTACGAGGGTCCGCTGACCCAGGAGCGGATCGCCGCCGAATCCAGACTGTGTCCCCGGACCGTCCGCTACGCGCTCGGCAAGCTCGAGGACGGTGGCCTCGTGACCAGCCGCGTCTGTCTCGAGGACGCCCGCCAGTCCAAGTATCGGATCGGCGAGTAG
- a CDS encoding TRIC cation channel family protein, which produces MSQGFIEILFGDPFAVMNTIGLVAFALVGSSKAIREEFDVFGITIVGLAMAFAGGATRDLLVTRTPLALQSPIEIGLGLLGVGLAITLSVVLSSPDTHPITLVSDAIGLAAFATTGAIVATEAGVSAFGIVAIATINAVGGGAFADILLDRPPFILFEDFYASCAVLGGSAYWLVGTVGATGSTAAGVCAIVTVVTRLAAVTYNWNLPTVQKLGLVRN; this is translated from the coding sequence ATGAGCCAGGGCTTCATCGAAATACTATTTGGCGACCCGTTTGCCGTTATGAATACGATCGGCCTAGTTGCGTTTGCACTCGTGGGGTCATCGAAGGCGATCCGCGAGGAGTTCGACGTATTCGGGATTACCATCGTTGGACTGGCGATGGCGTTCGCCGGTGGAGCGACACGCGATCTTCTCGTGACGCGAACTCCGTTAGCACTCCAGTCACCGATCGAAATCGGTCTGGGGCTACTCGGAGTCGGTTTGGCGATCACGTTGAGCGTCGTTCTGTCGTCTCCGGACACACATCCAATCACTCTCGTTTCGGATGCTATCGGCCTTGCTGCCTTTGCGACGACCGGTGCGATTGTCGCAACTGAGGCGGGCGTTTCAGCGTTTGGTATCGTCGCTATCGCGACGATCAACGCCGTGGGCGGTGGTGCGTTTGCAGATATTCTTCTCGATCGACCCCCGTTCATCCTTTTCGAGGATTTCTACGCGAGCTGTGCAGTCCTCGGTGGAAGTGCATACTGGCTGGTGGGGACGGTAGGTGCTACCGGAAGTACCGCTGCTGGGGTGTGTGCGATAGTGACCGTTGTGACTCGGTTAGCCGCGGTTACGTACAACTGGAATCTCCCGACAGTACAGAAATTAGGACTAGTACGTAACTAA
- the glmM gene encoding phosphoglucosamine mutase, producing the protein MFGTSGIRGRVGDEVTAALALSVGRTVASEGYERVVVGRDVRESGSMLVEAVGAGLRECGADVVEVGVEATPTIARAVNHLGADAGVVVTASHNPASDNGLKLWNPSGKAFGPDQRAAVERRIREDDYELAAWDGVGDRTRRDGVRDHHADAIESAVDLERSPSVVVDIGNGTGGVTASVLDDLGCRVRTLNGQEDGSFPGRPSEPTAETLETLSTLVAETDAELGVAHDGDADRMVAVDETGTFVPKDALLALFAREAAGSGDRVAAPVDTSLAVDDVLTDVGASLTRTQVGDVYVAERTTEADVVFGGEPSGAWIWPEETLCPDGPLAACKLVELVAERGALSELVGDIEGYPIRRTSIEVEGKATVMADVNEGVNERYDEIDTLDGVRVETDDGWFLLRASGTQPLIRVTAEARSAADAEALFEDAKTFVTEAVATGGSDDGGN; encoded by the coding sequence ATGTTCGGAACCAGCGGTATTCGCGGGCGGGTGGGTGACGAGGTGACGGCGGCGCTGGCGCTCTCGGTCGGCCGCACCGTCGCCTCGGAGGGGTACGAACGGGTCGTCGTCGGCCGCGACGTTCGAGAGAGCGGCTCGATGCTCGTCGAAGCGGTCGGCGCAGGACTGCGCGAGTGCGGTGCCGACGTCGTCGAAGTCGGCGTCGAGGCCACGCCGACGATCGCCCGCGCGGTCAACCACCTCGGGGCCGATGCGGGAGTCGTGGTGACGGCCTCGCACAACCCGGCGTCCGACAACGGGCTCAAGCTCTGGAACCCGTCGGGGAAGGCCTTCGGCCCCGACCAGCGCGCAGCCGTCGAACGACGGATTCGCGAGGACGACTACGAGCTAGCCGCGTGGGACGGGGTCGGCGACCGAACCCGTCGCGACGGCGTTCGGGACCACCACGCCGACGCGATCGAGTCGGCGGTCGACCTCGAGCGGTCGCCGAGCGTCGTCGTCGATATCGGGAACGGTACCGGCGGCGTGACCGCGTCAGTGCTCGACGACCTCGGCTGCCGGGTCCGAACGCTCAACGGCCAGGAGGACGGCTCCTTCCCCGGCCGGCCGAGCGAGCCGACGGCGGAGACCCTCGAGACGCTCTCGACGCTCGTCGCGGAAACGGACGCCGAGCTGGGGGTCGCTCACGACGGCGACGCCGATCGAATGGTGGCCGTCGACGAGACGGGAACCTTCGTCCCGAAGGACGCGTTATTGGCCCTGTTCGCTCGAGAGGCGGCGGGATCCGGCGACCGGGTCGCGGCCCCCGTCGACACGAGTCTGGCCGTCGACGACGTGCTGACCGACGTTGGCGCGTCGCTGACGCGGACGCAGGTCGGGGACGTGTACGTCGCGGAGCGGACGACGGAGGCCGACGTCGTCTTCGGCGGCGAACCGAGCGGTGCGTGGATCTGGCCCGAGGAGACGCTGTGTCCGGACGGCCCGCTCGCGGCGTGCAAACTGGTGGAACTGGTCGCCGAACGAGGGGCGCTCTCCGAACTCGTCGGCGACATCGAGGGCTATCCGATCCGGCGCACGTCGATCGAAGTGGAAGGAAAGGCGACGGTGATGGCCGACGTCAACGAGGGGGTGAACGAGCGATACGACGAAATTGATACGCTCGACGGCGTTCGGGTCGAGACCGATGACGGCTGGTTCCTGCTTCGCGCCAGCGGCACGCAGCCGTTGATCCGCGTCACGGCAGAGGCGCGGTCGGCGGCCGACGCCGAGGCGCTGTTCGAAGACGCGAAGACGTTCGTTACCGAAGCCGTCGCGACGGGAGGAAGTGACGACGGCGGCAACTGA
- a CDS encoding helix-turn-helix domain-containing protein translates to MSIDIADAEEGVEEVTDADPETGVEGVTDAEDPLESISDATGDRSGVRSEADGGIVAQLRLDHPELFLRPTIRHASDVTVEPDYWTTVEPGRTLVFVTVYGTVFDAFETALETDPTVTDPVLVDRYPDRRVYRVTRTDRATTFTAEIADVGGRLLDLSSSRDGWQVQLRFADRDRLVAFNDYCRERGISVTVDHLCVSDDGDDGVVALTAKQQELLTVAYEEGYFDVPRGISQNELADRLDVSKSAVSQRLRRAIGELCSAMLC, encoded by the coding sequence GTGAGCATCGATATCGCCGACGCCGAGGAGGGCGTCGAGGAAGTCACTGATGCCGATCCAGAGACGGGTGTCGAGGGAGTCACCGACGCCGAGGACCCTCTCGAATCGATCAGCGACGCGACCGGTGACCGGTCGGGCGTTCGATCGGAAGCCGACGGCGGAATCGTCGCCCAGCTTCGACTCGATCACCCGGAACTGTTCTTGCGCCCGACGATTCGGCACGCGTCGGACGTCACCGTCGAACCAGACTACTGGACCACCGTCGAGCCGGGTCGGACGCTCGTGTTCGTCACCGTCTACGGCACCGTGTTCGACGCGTTCGAAACCGCCCTCGAGACGGATCCGACGGTCACGGACCCCGTCCTCGTCGATCGCTACCCCGACAGACGAGTCTACCGGGTCACGCGTACCGACCGCGCGACGACGTTCACCGCCGAGATCGCCGACGTCGGCGGCCGCCTGCTCGACCTCTCGAGTTCTCGAGACGGCTGGCAGGTACAGCTTCGGTTCGCCGACCGGGATCGACTCGTCGCGTTCAACGACTACTGTCGCGAGCGCGGAATTTCGGTCACCGTCGATCATCTGTGCGTCTCAGACGACGGTGACGACGGCGTCGTCGCGCTGACGGCGAAACAGCAGGAACTGCTCACCGTCGCCTACGAGGAGGGCTATTTCGACGTGCCGCGTGGCATCTCCCAGAACGAACTCGCGGATCGACTCGACGTCTCGAAGTCGGCCGTCTCCCAGCGACTGCGGCGAGCGATCGGCGAACTCTGTTCCGCGATGCTCTGCTGA